The following proteins are encoded in a genomic region of Xanthocytophaga agilis:
- a CDS encoding alpha/beta hydrolase family protein: MKKLLFFLLTTQVWAQFNPEKPELCQGAFFTEDQAVKVHQQFGQLYTDKTSWEQRANLIRKGILEGMNLSPLPQKTILNPIVHSKKMLSGYSVENIAFESLPGFYVTGNLYRPLKKQGKVPVILCTHGHGNNPDGRFHEQLQNRCATLARMGALVFAYDMIGYGDSKQCIHKIPKALQLQTWNSIRALDFLLSLPEADPNRTAITGESGGGTQAFLLTAIEPRITVSVPVVQVSGYFFGGCVCESGMPIHKRSTHQTSNVEIAALAAPRPMLLVSDGADWTKYTPELEYPYIQNIYQYYNAGNLVENAHFANEKHDYGLSKRLSAYSFLAKHLKLDLHKVMKDGQVDESTNTILSATQLAVFDKSHPRPENAIIGEDAVMQLLK; encoded by the coding sequence ATGAAAAAGCTTTTATTCTTCCTGCTTACTACTCAAGTATGGGCACAGTTTAATCCAGAGAAGCCAGAACTTTGCCAGGGAGCCTTTTTTACAGAAGATCAGGCAGTGAAGGTTCATCAGCAGTTTGGCCAACTATATACTGACAAAACTTCTTGGGAACAACGAGCCAATTTGATCCGTAAAGGCATTTTGGAAGGAATGAATCTATCGCCTCTTCCTCAGAAAACAATACTAAATCCTATTGTCCATAGCAAAAAAATGCTCAGTGGCTACTCAGTGGAGAATATTGCCTTTGAAAGTCTGCCTGGTTTTTATGTAACAGGTAATCTGTATCGTCCATTAAAAAAACAAGGCAAAGTGCCTGTGATACTCTGTACTCATGGTCATGGGAATAATCCTGATGGGCGATTTCATGAACAACTACAAAACCGATGTGCAACATTAGCCCGAATGGGTGCCCTTGTATTTGCCTATGATATGATAGGTTATGGTGATTCAAAGCAGTGTATACATAAGATTCCGAAAGCATTGCAATTACAAACATGGAACAGCATTCGTGCACTGGATTTTTTATTGTCATTGCCAGAAGCAGATCCCAACCGGACAGCTATAACCGGTGAATCAGGAGGAGGGACGCAAGCCTTTTTGCTTACGGCTATTGAACCACGAATTACGGTTTCTGTACCGGTTGTTCAGGTGTCAGGCTATTTTTTTGGTGGTTGTGTCTGTGAAAGTGGTATGCCTATACACAAGCGGTCTACTCATCAAACCAGCAATGTAGAAATTGCAGCACTGGCAGCACCACGTCCTATGTTACTTGTTTCAGATGGTGCAGACTGGACCAAATATACTCCAGAATTAGAATATCCCTATATTCAAAATATCTATCAATACTATAATGCTGGTAACCTGGTTGAAAATGCACATTTCGCCAATGAAAAACATGACTATGGTCTATCCAAGCGTTTATCCGCTTATTCATTTCTTGCTAAACATTTGAAACTGGATTTACACAAAGTAATGAAGGACGGACAGGTTGATGAAAGCACGAATACTATTTTATCAGCCACTCAACTTGCCGTCTTTGATAAAAGTCATCCTCGGCCAGAGAATGCGATAATAGGAGAAGATGCAGTAATGCAGCTTTTAAAATAA
- a CDS encoding MFS transporter, with the protein MSVQSPVIEEPRLFTVSFGLLCLSSFLFFASFNMMVPELPDYLTELGGAEYKGLIISLFTLTALLSRPFSGKLTDTVGRVPIMAFGSLVCFICGFLYPIFHTIAGFLLLRLVHGFSTGFKPTATSAYVADIVPLSRLGEAMGLLGMSGTLGSSIGPAIGDWFTITFSRNVMFYSSSGLALMSIAILMGMKETLITRERFQLKHLKISWKDMYEPAVLRPSIVYFLFCFCYGAILTIGPDLSRYLGINNRGLFFTCFTLSSLITRFGAGRISDRHGRESVMKVGVSLMAFSMLLIGLADSPLFLLTGSVVYGIALGICSPTVQAWTIDLAPEDGRGRAVATMYIALEAGIGLGALLSAWLYDNDSSKFGMAFYVMGIITLVGWFYMVKTGKKKLPQ; encoded by the coding sequence GTGTCTGTTCAATCTCCTGTTATAGAAGAACCACGTCTGTTTACAGTTTCCTTTGGTTTACTGTGTTTAAGTTCTTTTCTATTTTTTGCCAGCTTTAATATGATGGTTCCCGAGCTACCTGATTACTTAACGGAATTAGGTGGAGCTGAATACAAAGGGTTGATCATCAGTCTATTTACTTTAACAGCATTATTATCCAGACCTTTCAGTGGGAAACTGACTGATACTGTTGGAAGAGTCCCTATTATGGCATTTGGGTCTCTTGTATGTTTTATTTGTGGATTCCTGTATCCTATTTTCCATACAATTGCTGGTTTTTTGTTATTGCGACTAGTTCATGGATTTTCAACAGGATTTAAACCAACCGCAACATCTGCGTATGTAGCAGATATAGTACCTCTTAGTCGACTAGGGGAAGCTATGGGATTATTGGGGATGAGTGGTACATTAGGTTCTTCTATCGGACCTGCTATTGGAGATTGGTTTACAATTACCTTTTCACGAAATGTAATGTTCTATTCTTCATCAGGCCTAGCGCTTATGTCTATTGCCATCCTGATGGGAATGAAAGAAACTTTGATTACAAGAGAGCGTTTTCAATTAAAACATCTGAAGATTTCATGGAAAGATATGTATGAGCCTGCTGTTTTGCGGCCTTCTATAGTCTATTTTCTTTTTTGCTTTTGCTATGGTGCCATTCTGACAATAGGACCAGATTTAAGTAGATATTTAGGTATCAATAACCGGGGGTTATTTTTTACATGTTTTACTTTATCATCTTTAATAACACGTTTTGGAGCTGGAAGAATCTCAGACCGTCATGGTCGTGAAAGCGTAATGAAGGTAGGTGTTTCATTAATGGCTTTCTCAATGCTTCTAATCGGCTTAGCAGATTCTCCTTTGTTTTTACTAACAGGTTCTGTTGTATATGGGATAGCTTTGGGAATATGCTCGCCTACAGTACAGGCCTGGACTATAGATTTAGCTCCCGAAGATGGCCGTGGACGAGCAGTTGCTACTATGTATATAGCGTTAGAAGCAGGTATTGGTTTGGGTGCCCTGTTATCTGCTTGGTTATATGACAATGATTCCTCCAAATTTGGAATGGCGTTTTATGTGATGGGCATCATTACTTTGGTAGGATGGTTTTATATGGTAAAAACCGGAAAAAAGAAATTACCTCAATAA
- a CDS encoding YwqG family protein, protein MEKQAFENFVCQNFKEKYQQVALQMIKPTIRLHTEVKSEAEIPIGYTKIGGYPDLPPEFEWPTSKYTNEPLWFVAQIKLEEVKDWDKEKMLPITGILYFFAIYDHGHVMYFDGDTTTLIRRSAPIESQLGKRNWLQRIFTREERKIFPACSVSIRTEYTLPYWPALYKALSGDYSKEEDVVLDIDNYFYDQELLLNEKEHISRHLLLGYATPIQSEYIESGPVTEVVDWNKLRNGDIAKINQWCLLFQLDSDDNTKMNWVDGGRIYFLIEKDKLAKRDFTNVYVTMECY, encoded by the coding sequence ATGGAAAAGCAAGCCTTTGAAAATTTTGTTTGTCAGAACTTCAAAGAAAAGTATCAACAGGTAGCTCTTCAAATGATCAAACCTACAATCCGTTTACACACTGAGGTAAAAAGCGAAGCCGAAATTCCTATTGGTTATACTAAAATTGGTGGATATCCAGATTTACCACCGGAGTTTGAATGGCCTACCTCAAAATATACAAATGAACCATTATGGTTTGTCGCTCAAATCAAATTAGAGGAAGTAAAAGATTGGGATAAAGAGAAGATGTTACCCATAACTGGCATTTTGTATTTCTTTGCTATATATGATCATGGTCATGTGATGTATTTTGATGGCGATACTACAACATTAATACGAAGATCTGCACCTATAGAATCACAGCTAGGGAAAAGAAATTGGTTGCAGCGAATATTTACAAGAGAAGAGCGGAAAATATTTCCTGCATGTAGTGTGTCAATAAGAACAGAATATACACTTCCTTATTGGCCAGCTTTATATAAAGCTCTTAGTGGAGATTATTCGAAGGAAGAGGATGTTGTATTGGATATTGACAACTATTTTTATGACCAGGAATTACTACTTAATGAGAAAGAACATATTAGCCGGCATTTACTTCTTGGTTATGCTACTCCCATTCAATCTGAGTATATTGAATCTGGTCCAGTAACGGAGGTTGTGGATTGGAATAAATTAAGGAATGGAGATATTGCTAAAATTAATCAATGGTGTCTGCTCTTTCAATTAGATAGTGATGATAATACAAAAATGAATTGGGTTGATGGAGGGCGAATTTACTTTTTAATAGAGAAAGATAAGTTAGCAAAAAGGGATTTTACAAATGTATATGTGACAATGGAGTGTTATTAA